In Pyrus communis chromosome 1, drPyrComm1.1, whole genome shotgun sequence, the following are encoded in one genomic region:
- the LOC137736855 gene encoding uncharacterized protein: MSYQYPSLGNRPINLLKVTELKEELKKRSLTTKGLKDDLVKRLDEAIRIERENALSEDNGLYGEKVVEPFAVLPKTPRSTGSGGRKRTEKVDLPVQVDTNDGARNLDQGSIQEGYVLVDKDAGAIAEEEPVVQSTIVETSVRVTETLVAEAAVVGDNSQYTEANKGNGNSEPLFDNEIPKSLVENEDPRPVVENEDPKPQLENEDPEPYLENEDPVPELESEDPNLQLENVDPKAHLEDEDSKPQLEVDDSKPQLEKEGLEPTAKDVMVDSSAPNYQVSEVSHLGYEVKYDSISTDSVSINEKIELKDNIIADHVKLELDVKPEMVDPSSSTVVPVSGDSHPMDVEEPHDDKASVGEKDDNNDMNADISKKNDSADVGYSEKLNLERSSGDDSMEEDVQDSKQIYSKYNPDDVGDMGEKNDVPFVKEESHVGIVGDDISPDKMDENVEIKNHTAPAEKRKLNDQAAFGSNEPIKKRRWNSESLKVPELQSPIQTPTVTPKETFQTTSLKRNFSRSNSTMSEDAPKERVVPPSQKAPTNSLRIDRFLRPFTLKAVQELLGKTGSVTDFWMDHIKTHCYVTYSSVEEALETRNAVYNLQWPPNGGRLLAAEFVDPQEVQTRLQVSQTPAPPITGGPSVPAAPTTLQPQPSPRQPRQQQQQLPPPPSLPPPPPLPTAPLARERLPLPPPPPLPEKHDLPIVTLDDLFRKTKSTPRIYYLPLSDEQVAEKLSAQQGRNIKQ, translated from the exons ATGTCATATCAATATCCGAGTCTTGGCAACCGACCAATCAATCTTTTGAAGGTTACAGAATTAAAGGAGGAGCTTAAGAAGCGAAGTTTGACGACCAAGGGTTTGAAGGATGATTTGGTAAAACGCTTAGATGAAGCAATACGAATTGAAAGGGAAAATGCATTGAGTGAGGATAATGGACTTTATGGTGAAAAAGTTGTAGAGCCATTTGCAGTTCTTCCTAAGACACCTAGAAGCACTGGTTCTGGTGGGCGTAAAAGGACTGAAAAAGTTGATTTGCCAGTTCAGGTTGACACTAATGACGGCGCTAGAAACTTGGATCAAGGGAGCATTCAAGAAGGTTATGTTCTGGTTGATAAAGATGCTGGTGCCATAGCTGAAGAGGAGCCTGTTGTTCAATCTACTATTGTGGAAACCAGTGTTAGGGTCACTGAGACTCTGGTGGCTGAGGCAGCAGTAGTTGGTGATAATTCACAGTACACTGAAGCTAATAAGGGAAATGGGAATTCAGAGCCCCTATTTGACAATGAGATTCCAAAGTCCCTAGTGGAGAATGAGGATCCAAGGCCCGTAGTAGAGAATGAGGATCCAAAGCCTCAGCTGGAGAACGAGGATCCAGAGCCCTATCTTGAGAATGAGGATCCAGTGCCCGAGCTGGAGAGTGAGGATCCAAATCTCCAGCTGGAGAATGTTGATCCTAAGGCCCACCTGGAGGATGAGGATTCAAAGCCCCAACTGGAGGTTGATGATTCAAAGCCCCAACTGGAGAAAGAGGGATTAGAGCCTACAGCCAAGGATGTGATGGTCGACTCTTCTGCTCCAAACTACCAGGTATCTGAGGTCAGCCATTTAGGGTATGAAGTAAAATATGATTCTATTTCTACTGATTCTGTGTCAATTAATGAAAAGATTGAACTAAAGGATAATATAATTGCTGATCATGtcaaattagaattagatgttAAGCCGGAGATGGTGGACCCATCATCCAGTACTGTTGTCCCAGTCAGTGGTGATTCACATCCAATGGATGTTGAAGAGCCACACGATGACAAAGCTTCTGTTGGAGAGAAAGATGACAACAATGATATGAATGCTGACATAAGTAAGAAAAATGATAGTGCCGATGTGGGGTattcagaaaaattaaatttagaaagaaGTTCTGGAGATGATTCTATGGAGGAAGATGTGCAGGACAGTAAACAAATTTATTCAAAGTATAATCCTGACGATGTGGGAGATATGGGTGAGAAAAATGATGTTCCCTTTGTGAAAGAGGAAAGTCATGTTGGTATTGTGGGAGATGATATTTCCCCGGACAAAATGGATGAAAATGTTGAGATCAAGAATCATACTGCTCCTGCTGAGAAAAGAAAGCTTAATG ATCAAGCAGCATTTGGAAGCAATGAGCCTATAAAAAAGCGTAGGTGGAACTCTGAAAGTCTTAAAGTTCCAGAGCTCCAAAGCCCTATTCAAACTCCGACTGTCACACCCAAGGAAACTTTCCAGACCACCAGTTTGAAGCGTAACTTTTCGAGGTCAAACTCTACTATGAGTGAGGATGCTCCCAAGGAACGTGTTG TTCCACCATCACAGAAGGCTCCAACTAATTCTCTGAGAATTGATCGTTTTCTGCGACCTTTCACCCTGAAAGCTGTGCAAGAACTTCTAGGAAAAACTGGGTCCGTTACTGATTTCTGGATGGACCACATCAAAACTCATTGCTATGTTACT TATTCATCAGTGGAAGAAGCCTTGGAGACACGGAATGCTGTGTATAACTTACAGTGGCCTCCCAATGGTGGGCGCCTCTTAGCGGCCGAGTTTGTTGATCCCCAGGAAGTGCAAACACGGCTTCAGGTTTCTCAGACTCCTGCTCCACCTATCACCGGTGGTCCTTCTGTTCCTGCTGCCCCGACCACCTTGCAGCCGCAGCCTTCTCCCCGTCAACCtaggcagcagcagcagcagcttccaccacctccttctctccctcctccaCCACCCTTGCCTACAGCTCCCCTAGCAAGAGAGCGGCTTCCTCTGCCTCCCCCACCTCCTTTACCGGAGAAGCATGATCTTCCAATTGTCACCCTGGATGATCTGTTTCGGAAAACCAAGTCAACTCCTCGAATCTATTACTTGCCTTTGTCAGATGAACAAGTGGCCGAAAAACTTTCAGCACAACAGGGAAGAAACATCAAGCAGTAG